CAGCCGGTGGAAGCGCTCATCCAGCCCGGAAAAATCGTGATAACGACTGGAAATATTCCGCAGTAGAACGCGGTGTTCGCTTTCAAGCTTGCGCAGGGTTTTCCAGACGGGTGAATTTTCTGACTGGGTGGCGAAAGCCATTGCCGAGCGGGTTTCAAATAACTCGCGCACTTCGAAAAGTTCCAGCGCGAACTCCTTGGTAAAACCGCGGATGATCCAGCTGGAATTGGGCCGCCGTTCGATCAGGCCAAAGCGACTGAACCGGTTCAGATATTCGCGGATGGCATTGGTGGAAACGCCGAACTGCCGCGCCAATTCAAGCCCATTCACCACATCGCCGCCCTTGCGATCTCCGCGCAAGATCCAATCCATGAATTTGCTTTCGACCTGAGCCGAGGTGGCAACCGTCTCGATATCGGGAAAATAGTCGGATTTTTTCGGCTTGCGCACCACGAAGCGGTCGCCGGAGACGCCGGCCACGATCTTGCGCTTCTGCATTTCATCCAGAACCTTGCGCACGGTGGTGCGGCTGGCCTTCAGGCTTTGCTTCAGGATGTTTTCGGATGCGACCGCACTTTTCAGCTCGGCAGAGCTGAGTGAATCCAGTGCGCGGTTGAATGTCTGTTTGAAAACCGTCTCACTGCGCATGGCCGAAACCTCCCAAAATACATCCCATGTTTTTCATCACATATTTTTGTTCTTAAAAAACATTTTGACAATGTGAGCTTGTATCCGTCTTTTATGCACAAGAGACAACCAAAAAAGAAGACTATGGGAAACGTTCTGGAAGTCACCGGCATACGCAAGAGCTTTGGGCCCGTTGAGGTGCTGCGCGGCGTTGACCTGACGGTGCGCGCCGGCGAAGTGCTGGCGCTGGTCGGCGACAATGGCGCGGGCAAGTCGACCTTGATCAAACACATTGCCGGTGTGTACCACGCAGACTCTGGCGAAATCCGCCTGGAGGGAAAGGCTCAGGACCTGCCTTCCCCCGCCGCTGCGCGCGAGCTTGGCATTGAAACGGTCTATCAGGATCTGGCTCTGGCTGACGATCTTTCGGTTGGGGCAAATATTTTTCTGGGCCGTGAGCCCACGCGCCGGTGGCTTGGTGTTTTGCCCTATGTCGATAACCGCCGCATTCGTGATGAGACGGCAGCGCTTCTCACGCGGCTGAACAGCCATATTCCCGGCAAGGCAAAGTCGGTCGCACGGCTTTCCGGCGGGCAGCGGCAGGCGGTGGCCATTGCGCGCGCCATCTACTGGAAAGCCAAGGTCGTCATCATGGATGAACCGACGGCAGCACTTGCCGTGATGGAGCGGCAGAATGTCATCCGTTATGCGCGCGAGCTCGCCGCGTCAGGCGCTGGCGTCATTTATATCGGCCACAACCTCGTTGAAATCCTGGAAGTGGCAGACCGGATCGCGGTGATGTTCCGCGGAGAAATCGTTCACACAACAACAGCAGGAGAGACGTCGCAGGAAACCCTGATCAAATACATGACTGGATACAACGACACACAAATGGCTGCAAAGCAGCCGCACAAAAGGGAGAGTTAAAATGTTCAAGAAATTCATTCTCGCAGCTTCGGTTGCAACGTTGCCATTGCTGATCGGCAACGCCGTTCACGCGCAAGACACGGTGGCGGTGATCGTCAAAGCCACCACGTCGGAATATTGGCAGTGGGTATTCAAGGGCGCTGAAGCGGCCGGCAAGGACCTCAACGTCAAGATCGAACAGCTGGGTTCGCCGAAGGATGACGCTGTTGCACAGATCTCCATCCTGGAAAGCGCTGCCGGCAAGAAGCCTTCGGCCATCGTAATTGCACCGACGATTTTTGAAGCTCTCGGCGACCCCATTGCCGCCGTCAGCAAGGCCGGCACCCCTGTCATCGTGATCGACTCCGGCGCCAAGACTGACGCTTATGCCTCCTTCCTCACCACTAACAATGAAGCCGGTGGCAAGGCTGCTGCTGACGCCATGGCTCAGTGCATCAAGGAACGCACGGGCAAGGCCGCTGGCAAGGTTGCCTTCCTCACCGCCATGGCTGGGCACGAGTCTCTCGACTCGCGCGACAAGGGTTTCAAGGACGGCATCGCGGCCTATCCGGATATCAAGATTGTAGGCAACCGCGTTGCCAACAATGAAGAAGCCGAAGGCATGAGCCTGACCGCCGACATGCTGACCAAGGACGCTGACCTGGCCGGCGTGTTCGCCGACAATGCACAGATGGGCACGGGTGCCGGCACCTCGATCAGCGAAAAGAAGCTGGGCGACAAGTTCTGCCTCGTGGCTTTCGACGCTGACAAGGGCGAAGTCGAACATCTCAATGATGGCTCGATCTATGCCCTCATCATCCAGGATCCTTACATGATGGGTTATGCTGGTGTGTGGAATGGCTATGCCGCCGCACATGGCGTGCGCCTGCCGAAGTTCGTGGATACTGGCGTGGGTGCCGTGACCAAGGCCAATATGGGCGATGCTGCCTATGCCGGCCTGCTGGACGTGACCAAGCGTAAACTTTCGCCTTTCACGGGCAACTAATCGCAGTTCGCATATCCGTCAAAGGTGATCCAGCCGGGACGTTCTCCCGTCCCGGCTGAGACTTCGTGGCGGCACGGTCGGAGCCAGAATGAAAAACTTTTTCTCGAACAAGCTGTTTCACCGGCTCCCGGTTGAAACCTATGTCGTCACCTTCACGGTGCTGCTGTGGATCATCCTCTCGCTGATCGCGCCGAATTTCCTGACCGGCGACAATATCAGCAACATGATGCGCCAAGTTTCGATCTCCGGCATCATTGCTATCGGTGTGTTATGCACCATCATCATTGCGGGCATCGATCTTTCGGTAGGCTCGGTCGCTGCCTTCTGCGGCGTGCTGGTTGCGCAGCTTCTTTCCCATAATTTTGGCATTCCGCTTTCAGTGGTGATCACGCTGATCGCAGGCATGCTGATCGGCGCGTTGAATGCTGTATCTGTCGGCAAGCTCGGCATCCCGGCCTTCATCGTCACGCTCGCTGGCCTGCAGGTTTACCGCGGCCTTGCTTTGCTCACATCGGGCGGCATGACGGTGGGTGGCCTGCCGCCCAACATCAAAGAATTTGCGCGCGGCACGGTGTTCTACATTCCCAACCTTTTTCTCACGCTGGTGGTCGTGGCCATCGTGGTTCACTATCTGCTGAGCTTCACCAAGACGGGCCGTTATCTCTACGCTCTCGGTTCCAACAGCGAGGCCACGCGCCGGCTGGGCATTCCCGTCTTCAAGATTACCATGCTGGCCTATGTGATCAGTTCGGGCCTGGCCACGCTGGCGGGTGTGCTGCTCGTCTCGCGATTGAGCGTTGCTTCGCCCTCGATGGCCAATGCTTACGAATTGCAGGCGATTGCCGCCGCTGTGGTAGGTGGTGCCAGTCTCTTTGGCGGGCGCGGCACGGTGCTTGGCGCTGTCGCTGGTGCCATCCTGTTTACCACGATGAGCAATGGCGCGGTGCTGCTGGATATTGATCCGTTCTGGGAAATGGTTTTGGAAGGCCTGCTGATAGCGCTAGTTGTCTATCTCGACAATCTGCAAAAGAAGCGCATGAGTGGCCTCTGACAATGCCAACATCTATGAGAGCACTCGTTTGCCGGCAACCGCATGATCTGGGCGTGGAGACGCGCGCCTTGCCCGTGCGCAAGCCTGGCGAAGCCATCGTCAAGCTGCAGCGCATCGGCATCTGTGGCACTGACTATCACATCTATGAGGGCCTGCATCCCTTCCTGCAATATCCGCGGGTGATGGGCCATGAACTTGCGGCGACGGTGATTGAAGCCGATGCCGGATCTAAATTTAGCGCTGGGCAGCTGGTGGCGATCAACCCTTACATTGCTTGTGGTGAATGCCATGCCTGCAAGCAGGGCAAGCCCAATTGCTGCATGAAGATCGCCGTTCTGGGCGTGCACCGTGATGGCGGCATGGCGGAATATCTGGCGTTGCCGGAAGGTAATCTGCTGCTGGCGGATGGCATGTCGGCCGATGCTGCGGCCTGCGTTGAGTTTTTGGCCATCGGTGCACACGCGGTGCGGCGCAGTGAATTGCGCAGCAGACAGAACGCGTTGATCGTCGGGGCAGGGCCCATTGGGCTGGGTACCGGATTGTTCGGTGCAGTGGCGGGCGGCAACGTGACCATCATGGACCGCGATCCGGCCCGGCTGGCCTTGGCGAGCTGGGTGACGGGTATCACCAGCACGATACTTTCAACGGGATCCGTGGAGCAGGATGTCCTGAACGCCACGCAAGGCAATGGCTTTGATGTGGTCTTCGATGCGACCGGCAACGCTGCTTCGATGGAAAAATCATTCGGCTTTGTCGCCCATGGCGGCAGCTATGTGATGGTGGGCCTGGTGAAGGACCGCATCTCGTTCTTCGATCCCGATTTCCACAAGCGCGAGATGCGGCTTCTGGCTAGCCGAAATGCTACTGCGGAAGATTTTGCATTGGTCATGTCTTCCATCCAATCGGGAAAAATTCCGGTTGATGCATTGGTTACCCATCGCACGTCGTTTGACAGTGCGGCTGCGAACCTGGCCTCTTGGGCACGTGACAAGAATGGCCTGATCAAGGCCATGATCGAAATGGACTGAGATGCCACAGCGCATCATGCAGTTTGGAACCAGCCGCTTCCTGCAGGCGCACGCTGATCTTTTTGTGCATCAGGCCCGGCAAGACGGGCAGGACATCGGCCCCATCACCATCGTCAAAACCACAGGTGCGGGCCAGCGCGACGGCCGGGTCGCTGCTTTCCATGCGATGCGCGAATTTCCGGTGCGCCTGCGCGGCTATGAGGATGGAACGCTTATTGACGAGGTCATCACTGTCAAGGGCATCGCTGCGGCCTATGACGCGCATGCAAACTGGCAGCAGGTGAAGGATGTCTTCGCACACCAAACTGAAATCGTGTTTTCAAATGTCGGTGACAGCGGTTTTGCGGTTTCGGTTGAAGATAGCCGGGCGCAGCCGACTGAAGGCAGCGTGCCCAAAAGCTTTGCTGCGAAACTCCTGCTTCTGTTGAAATACCGCTTTGAACAGGGCGCGCGGCCTTTGCTGATCCTGCCTTGCGAACTCATCAACGACAACGGCTTGGTGCTCCGGCACTGTTTGCAGGCTCTGGCCGCAGCCTGGGCCTTGCCTGCCTCATTCAACGATTGGCTGGCAAGCGAAGTCACTATCTGCAACACGCTGGTGGACAGGATTGTCTCGGAAGCGATTGAGCCCATCGGTGCCATCGCCGAACCTTACGGTCTATGGGCCATTCAATGGGGCGAAGCTGGCGAATTTCCTTTTCAAGATTTCCATGTGGTTTTGACCGGTGACCTTGAGCCCTTCGCGCGTTTAAAACTTCACATCTTGAATCTCGGGCACACTTACTTGACGGAAATCTGGAAGTCGCAGCTGCGCGCGGAAGATGAAACGGTCCGGGACATTCTGCAGGACGCGAGGGTCAAATCCCGCCTGATCAATCTCTATGAGCGCGAAATCATTCCAGGCTTTGGCCTGCGCAATATGGCGGAGCCTGCTGCACGTTATATGGAAACCACTATGCAGCGTTTTGAAAATCCGTTCCTTAAGCACCGGATCAGCGACATCTACCAGAACCACAAAGTAAAAATGGAGCGCCGCTTTGCGGCCTTCATTGATTGGACGAACAGCCCGGATCCCGCACAAGCCTTTCCGGAACTCTGCGAAATGTGCGACAATTACCTAATCAAGTTTGGCCGTTAAGCCCGTCAAACCGATAAAACCATGCCTTTCGAAAACTATCGCCCTTTTGTTAAATCCGTTTGGGCGCGCTTTTCTTCCGTACCGAATGAATTTCCCCCCGGCCAGCCTTCTTGGCGGCTTCTTGCAATGTATGGCGGAACTGATCGCGCTTTTCGTGGATAGAGGCGATGACGGGCCCTGTCTGGATGCCAAGGCCTATGAGTGCAGCTTCGGAAAGTTGCAAACTCGCCTCCACCGTTTCGGGTACTGCGTCAGTCACGCCCAGCGCATAAAGATGGCTGGCGTGTTTTTCGTCGGCAGCGCGTGAGATGATGGAAATATCGGGCCGGATTTCGCGCACATGTTCCACGATGGAGTCAATCGCGGCGCGCGTGCCGGTGGTGATGATCACGGCGGTGGCCAGCGGCAGGCCCGCTGTTTCGAGGAACCGGTTATCAGACGCATCGCCATAATAAACCGGGTGGCCGCGCTTGCGGTCGCGCGCCACGCCGGCTGCATCATTGTCGATCGCGATGAATTTGATCTTGTGTTCCTCAAGCAGCGCGCAAACCACTTTGCCCACGCGGCCGAAGCCCACGACGATGGCGCGGCGTTCAGTCGAGGGTGACTGGATTGTCAAGGCCGGATCAACCGCTGCATGAGGAGCGGGCGCCGGTGCGAACCGCCTTGCCAGGCTGGAGAGTAGGGGCGTGGCCGCCATGGTGACGGCAGTCGCGGCCAGAATAAAGCTGGCCGCAGGTTCCGGCACCAGATGCAGCGCCGCCGCCATGCCGATGCCCACGAATGCAAATTCGCCGCCTGGGCCAAGCAGTAATCCGGTTTCAATGGCGGCAGGCCAGGACAGTTTGAACAGCCGGCCAAGTACAGTGAGGATCACCGCCTTCAGCACGATCAAACCGACAATGGCAACGGGGAGCCAGAACGGCTCACGCAAAAATTCACGGAAGTCGATCTTCATGCCCACGGTGAAGAAGAATAGCCCGAGCAACAGACCCTTGAGCGGATCAATTGCCGACTCGATGGCCTTGCCATAGGCCGTCTCCGCCAGCATCAGGGCCACGATAAAAGCGCCCAGTGCCATGGAAAGCCCGGCGGCATGGGCAATGAGCCCGGCACCGATGATCACGAACAAAGCCGCGGCAACAAACAATTCGGTGGAACGTGCCGTGGTGACCAGCTGAAACAGAGGCCGCAACAGGAAGCGCCCGATCATCACCACAACGCCGATGGCGATGGCCGCCTTCGCCAAGGCGTAACCCAGATCGGCCCAGACCGAGCCTTCGTTTCCAGTTGAGAAAATCGAAATGAAAACCAGGATGGGCACCACCGCCAAATCCTGCATCAGCAGAATCGAAAAGCTGGCCCTGCCGGTGGAGGTGGCAAGCCGCCCTTGATGACCGAGCAGATCAAGCACGATGGCCGTGGATGAAAGTGCCAAACACATGCCGATCACCGCAGCAGGGATCAGAGGTTGGCCGGCCACAATGACAATGCCGGTCAACACCGCCGCAGAAATTGCGAATTGCAGTCCGCCCAGTCCGAAGACGAGACGGCGCATGGTGATCAACCGCTGGAAAGAAAGCTCAAGGCCGATTAGGAACAGCAGGAACACCACGCCCAGTTCTGCCAGGCCGGACACGCTGTCAGCATCGACAATGGTGGCCCAATAGAGGAACGGAAATTCCTTGATCAGCGAGCCAAGGCCCAGCGGCCCCAGCAATGCGCCAGCACCCAGATAGCCGAGAATGGGATTGATGCCCCAGCGGCGTACCAAAGGCACGATGATGCCCGCCGTGCCGAGCACAACGAGCGCATCACTATAAAGCTGAACAGAATTCGATTCGGACACGGTGTTACCTTACCGGGGCGATCTGGGCTGGGAATGGATTTGTGGAGTATGACGGGACGTAGCAGATGAAGCGTACGCCGTCAATCTTTATTTTCCTATTAAAAGAATAAATAACTTACGTTGGTTTTTGCCCCAGCAACGTTTCAGTCGCAAAGGCTTCGTCCAGCTGCGCATCTGTCATCAATTTGTGCGCCAGAACCACGCTGCGCAATGACTGCCCGGTGGCCAATGCTTCCTTGGCCACCGCGCTCGCCTTGGCATAGCCGACGTATGGATTAATGGCGGTCACAGCCACCAGCGAATGTTCCAGCAGCCATTGGCAGCGCGCGGCATCGGCCTCGATTCCGTCCACGCATTTTTCGCGCAGCACTTTCATGCCGCGCGTGAGCATGCGCATGGATTGCAGGATGTTGAACACGATGACAGGTTCCATTGCATTGAGCTGCAGCTGTCCGGCCTCTGCACCCAGGGTGACGGTGAGGTCATTGCCGATCACTTGATAGGCAATCTGGTTGATCACTTCCGGAATGACGGGATTGACCTTGCCCGGCATGATTGAAGAGCCCGCCTGCATGGCAGGTAATTTAATTTCGCCAAACCCCGCGCGCGGGCCGCTGTTCAGCAAACGCAGATCATTGCAGATTTTTGAAAGCTTCACGGCAATGCGTTTCAGCACGCCCGAGAAAGTCACGAACGCCCCCATATCGGATGTGGCTTCGATCAGATTGCCAGCCGCGATCATCCGCTCGGAGGATACCGCTGACAGATGCCTTACCGCCGCTTCCACATAACCCGGTGGTGTGTTGATGCCGGTGCCGATCGCTGTGCCGCCCAGATTGATCTCACGCAGAAGATTGCCCACTTCAAGCAGGCGGTCGATGTCTTCACCCACGGTCACACCGAAAGCGCGGAACTCATCGCCCAGCCGCATGGGCACAGCATCCATCAATTGTGTGCGGCCCACTTTGATGATGTCGTGAAATTGATCACCCTTGGCAAGGAACGCGGCTTTCAGCAGGCGCAACTGCTCAGCCAGAGGCGGGCAGGCGCGCACCATCGCCAATCGCGCAGCGGTGGGATAAGCGTCATTGGTGGATTGCGAAAGGTTCACATGGTCATTCGGATGGATGAGTGCGTAATGTCCCGGTTGCCGTTGCAGTTCGCGCAAGGCCAGATTGGCGATCACTTCATTGGCATTCATGTTGGTGGAGGTGCCGGCACCACCCTGCAGCATGTCCACGATGAAGGCGCTATCGGCTTCGCCGGCGATCACGCGATCAGAAGCGCGAGTGATGGCGCCGCCGATGCGGGAGTCGAGAACACCCAATTCCATATTGGCCAACGCTGCAGCCTTTTTCACCATGGCCAGCGATTGGATCAATTCCGGATAATCACTCAAACGCGTGCCGGTGATCGGAAAGTTCTCTGCCCCTCGCAGAGAATGTACGCCGTACAGCGCATCGGCGGGCAATTTCACTTCGCCCAATGAGTCGGCTTCCTTGCGCATACTGGTCATTTCAGTTTCCCCCGTTTAGAAAATTTTAGGCCATGTATCCGACAGGCGATAACCTTGCGGGAAGGGATCCGATGGATCCAGCATCACTTGTGCGGTGCCGATGATCCAGCCGCGGCCGGAAATCACTGGCACGATGGCCTTGGTACCGCCCACATCCGTCTCGCTTTCAATGCTGCAATGAAATTCGGTGTCGAGCGGCGAGATGCCGATGAATTTCTCGCCTATTTTCATTTGGCCTTTCGCATGAAGCACCGCCATGCGGGCAGAACAGCCAGTGCCGGTGGGCGAGCGGTCCAGCTTGCCGGGCCTGATGGTCACGGCGTTCTTGCCGGTCAGCACGCCATTTACCCGTTGCACAGGCTCGGTCATTTGGCAGAAGGAAATGTGGTTCCAGTCTTTCGCTGGATGCTTGAAACCCAGCTGTTCTTCCGCCGCAGCTGTAACCTTGATTCCAAGTTCGGCGATTTCGCGCGCCGCATCGCCGACAATGCGCAGGCCGACGGATTGCGCATCAACGATGACGAAACTATCGCCACCAAAAGCAATATCGGCATTGATCGTGCCCATACCTTTGATCTCCAGCGGCACATCGAGCTTCTGCGCGAAGGACGGCACATTGCGCACATGGATGCGTTCAGCCTTGCCATTGCTGCATTCAGCCTTCACCTCGACCACGCCGCCGGGCGCTTCGAGCACGAGATGTGTGATCGGTTCCTGCATCGGCACGATGCCAGTGTCGAGCAATACGGTGGCCACACAGATGGAATTGGAGCCAGACATGGGCGGCGTGTCGGCGGGCTCC
This genomic interval from Aestuariivirga litoralis contains the following:
- a CDS encoding ABC transporter permease, encoding MKNFFSNKLFHRLPVETYVVTFTVLLWIILSLIAPNFLTGDNISNMMRQVSISGIIAIGVLCTIIIAGIDLSVGSVAAFCGVLVAQLLSHNFGIPLSVVITLIAGMLIGALNAVSVGKLGIPAFIVTLAGLQVYRGLALLTSGGMTVGGLPPNIKEFARGTVFYIPNLFLTLVVVAIVVHYLLSFTKTGRYLYALGSNSEATRRLGIPVFKITMLAYVISSGLATLAGVLLVSRLSVASPSMANAYELQAIAAAVVGGASLFGGRGTVLGAVAGAILFTTMSNGAVLLDIDPFWEMVLEGLLIALVVYLDNLQKKRMSGL
- a CDS encoding aspartate ammonia-lyase, which codes for MTSMRKEADSLGEVKLPADALYGVHSLRGAENFPITGTRLSDYPELIQSLAMVKKAAALANMELGVLDSRIGGAITRASDRVIAGEADSAFIVDMLQGGAGTSTNMNANEVIANLALRELQRQPGHYALIHPNDHVNLSQSTNDAYPTAARLAMVRACPPLAEQLRLLKAAFLAKGDQFHDIIKVGRTQLMDAVPMRLGDEFRAFGVTVGEDIDRLLEVGNLLREINLGGTAIGTGINTPPGYVEAAVRHLSAVSSERMIAAGNLIEATSDMGAFVTFSGVLKRIAVKLSKICNDLRLLNSGPRAGFGEIKLPAMQAGSSIMPGKVNPVIPEVINQIAYQVIGNDLTVTLGAEAGQLQLNAMEPVIVFNILQSMRMLTRGMKVLREKCVDGIEADAARCQWLLEHSLVAVTAINPYVGYAKASAVAKEALATGQSLRSVVLAHKLMTDAQLDEAFATETLLGQKPT
- a CDS encoding ATP-binding cassette domain-containing protein, which translates into the protein MGNVLEVTGIRKSFGPVEVLRGVDLTVRAGEVLALVGDNGAGKSTLIKHIAGVYHADSGEIRLEGKAQDLPSPAAARELGIETVYQDLALADDLSVGANIFLGREPTRRWLGVLPYVDNRRIRDETAALLTRLNSHIPGKAKSVARLSGGQRQAVAIARAIYWKAKVVIMDEPTAALAVMERQNVIRYARELAASGAGVIYIGHNLVEILEVADRIAVMFRGEIVHTTTAGETSQETLIKYMTGYNDTQMAAKQPHKRES
- a CDS encoding mannitol dehydrogenase family protein → MPQRIMQFGTSRFLQAHADLFVHQARQDGQDIGPITIVKTTGAGQRDGRVAAFHAMREFPVRLRGYEDGTLIDEVITVKGIAAAYDAHANWQQVKDVFAHQTEIVFSNVGDSGFAVSVEDSRAQPTEGSVPKSFAAKLLLLLKYRFEQGARPLLILPCELINDNGLVLRHCLQALAAAWALPASFNDWLASEVTICNTLVDRIVSEAIEPIGAIAEPYGLWAIQWGEAGEFPFQDFHVVLTGDLEPFARLKLHILNLGHTYLTEIWKSQLRAEDETVRDILQDARVKSRLINLYEREIIPGFGLRNMAEPAARYMETTMQRFENPFLKHRISDIYQNHKVKMERRFAAFIDWTNSPDPAQAFPELCEMCDNYLIKFGR
- a CDS encoding trans-3-hydroxy-L-proline dehydratase; translated protein: MRTTKLLHIVTCHAEGEVGDVIVGGVAPPPGATIWEQSRFIAKDETLRNFVLNEPRGGVFRHVNLLVPPKDPRAHTGWIIMEPADTPPMSGSNSICVATVLLDTGIVPMQEPITHLVLEAPGGVVEVKAECSNGKAERIHVRNVPSFAQKLDVPLEIKGMGTINADIAFGGDSFVIVDAQSVGLRIVGDAAREIAELGIKVTAAAEEQLGFKHPAKDWNHISFCQMTEPVQRVNGVLTGKNAVTIRPGKLDRSPTGTGCSARMAVLHAKGQMKIGEKFIGISPLDTEFHCSIESETDVGGTKAIVPVISGRGWIIGTAQVMLDPSDPFPQGYRLSDTWPKIF
- a CDS encoding ABC transporter substrate-binding protein, coding for MFKKFILAASVATLPLLIGNAVHAQDTVAVIVKATTSEYWQWVFKGAEAAGKDLNVKIEQLGSPKDDAVAQISILESAAGKKPSAIVIAPTIFEALGDPIAAVSKAGTPVIVIDSGAKTDAYASFLTTNNEAGGKAAADAMAQCIKERTGKAAGKVAFLTAMAGHESLDSRDKGFKDGIAAYPDIKIVGNRVANNEEAEGMSLTADMLTKDADLAGVFADNAQMGTGAGTSISEKKLGDKFCLVAFDADKGEVEHLNDGSIYALIIQDPYMMGYAGVWNGYAAAHGVRLPKFVDTGVGAVTKANMGDAAYAGLLDVTKRKLSPFTGN
- a CDS encoding GntR family transcriptional regulator, with translation MRSETVFKQTFNRALDSLSSAELKSAVASENILKQSLKASRTTVRKVLDEMQKRKIVAGVSGDRFVVRKPKKSDYFPDIETVATSAQVESKFMDWILRGDRKGGDVVNGLELARQFGVSTNAIREYLNRFSRFGLIERRPNSSWIIRGFTKEFALELFEVRELFETRSAMAFATQSENSPVWKTLRKLESEHRVLLRNISSRYHDFSGLDERFHRLINNASNNRFIVDFYDIISLIFHYHYQWNKVDEKQRNRAAILEHLEYIEALLSRDPKRIELACKSHLNSARKTLLASIRHTASDAGKP
- a CDS encoding zinc-binding alcohol dehydrogenase family protein, which translates into the protein MRALVCRQPHDLGVETRALPVRKPGEAIVKLQRIGICGTDYHIYEGLHPFLQYPRVMGHELAATVIEADAGSKFSAGQLVAINPYIACGECHACKQGKPNCCMKIAVLGVHRDGGMAEYLALPEGNLLLADGMSADAAACVEFLAIGAHAVRRSELRSRQNALIVGAGPIGLGTGLFGAVAGGNVTIMDRDPARLALASWVTGITSTILSTGSVEQDVLNATQGNGFDVVFDATGNAASMEKSFGFVAHGGSYVMVGLVKDRISFFDPDFHKREMRLLASRNATAEDFALVMSSIQSGKIPVDALVTHRTSFDSAAANLASWARDKNGLIKAMIEMD
- a CDS encoding cation:proton antiporter, giving the protein MSESNSVQLYSDALVVLGTAGIIVPLVRRWGINPILGYLGAGALLGPLGLGSLIKEFPFLYWATIVDADSVSGLAELGVVFLLFLIGLELSFQRLITMRRLVFGLGGLQFAISAAVLTGIVIVAGQPLIPAAVIGMCLALSSTAIVLDLLGHQGRLATSTGRASFSILLMQDLAVVPILVFISIFSTGNEGSVWADLGYALAKAAIAIGVVVMIGRFLLRPLFQLVTTARSTELFVAAALFVIIGAGLIAHAAGLSMALGAFIVALMLAETAYGKAIESAIDPLKGLLLGLFFFTVGMKIDFREFLREPFWLPVAIVGLIVLKAVILTVLGRLFKLSWPAAIETGLLLGPGGEFAFVGIGMAAALHLVPEPAASFILAATAVTMAATPLLSSLARRFAPAPAPHAAVDPALTIQSPSTERRAIVVGFGRVGKVVCALLEEHKIKFIAIDNDAAGVARDRKRGHPVYYGDASDNRFLETAGLPLATAVIITTGTRAAIDSIVEHVREIRPDISIISRAADEKHASHLYALGVTDAVPETVEASLQLSEAALIGLGIQTGPVIASIHEKRDQFRHTLQEAAKKAGRGEIHSVRKKSAPKRI